The nucleotide sequence GGAGTGAAAACAGTAGGCGTATTCCGGGAAATGGGAAAGTCGGACCCGGCAAAGCTGCACGTCCTGATTCCCTATGCATCCTGGAATGCTTATGCCGGAGCCGCCGGCCGGTTTGCATCGGATCAGGTCTTTACGCAGGCAAGTCAGGCGTATATGGCTTTGCCTCCCGACAAGGCGCCCTATGCCCGTTATACCACTTCGCTGATGAGCGCTTTCGACGGACTGCCGCAACCGGTCATACCAGCGAAAGAACCCCGGATTTTTGAACTGCGGACCTACGAAGGCTATTCGGAGGATGCGGTTCGGCGGAAGGTCAAGATGTTCAATCTGGATGAAATTCCCGTTTTTTACCGGACCAAGCTTACGCCCGTGTTCTTTGGGGAGGTAGTGGCAGGCGAACACATGCCGTGCCTGACCTATATGCTGACGTTTAAAAACATGGAGGAGCGCGACGCCAACTGGAAGCAATTCAGCGCCGATCCCGACTGGAAACGCATCTCGCAGGCACCCGAATATGCCAACACGGTTTCCAATATTATCCGGATTTTTCTGGAACCAGCAGCGTATTCGCAAATTTAAACGGAATTTTGGGCTGACTTGCTGACGGCAGAAGTCGCCGGCGTATGGGCAGAGGGTGTTGAACCGTTCGCTGTCTATACACCGGTGACTTCTGCGTTTTGGCGGGCGCACTGTTTTTAATCCATTTCAGATCAATGAGACAAATTGTCTTTCTCTTAGTCAGTTTTCTTTCTGTCACCGTATCCATGGCCCAGACGCCATCGGCTATGCAGCACATCGCCATCGAAACCCGTCGAACGGCGCTGGTCATCCGGGTAGACAAAGATCAAAACCCAACGATTGTTCATCTGGGACAGCGGCTAAGTCGCCCCGAAGAATACGCCCGGATTCCGGAAAACGGCAAGCGCGGAGAAGATTATACCGGCCTGTATAATTCGGTATACACGCCCGCCGGAAGCCGTAACCTGCTCGAACCGGCTATTCAGGTCACCCATGCCGACGGGAATCCGTCACTGGATCTGCGTTACGTCCGGCACGAAAGCAAACCAGCCGGGGAGGGGGTTGAACTGACGACGGTTTCGCTGAAAGACCCGCAGTACCCGTTTGAGGTAACGCTGTACTTTAAGGCTTATCAGAACGAGGACGTCATCGAGCAATGGTCAACCATCCGGCATACAGAGAAAAAAGCCGTTACGCTGCACAAATACGCTTCGGCGAATCTGTACATCCCGGCTCAGAATTATTACCTGACGCATTTCCACGGCGACTGGGCCAGCGAGATGAACCCCACCGAAGAGCCCCTGACCGAAGGCATCAAGGTGCTGGATACCAAGCTGGGCACCCGCGCTGATCTATTTCAGCCGCCTTCCTTCCTGGTGGCGCTGAACCAGCCCGCACAGGAAAATCAGGGCGAAGTGGTAGCCGGAACGCTGGCCTGGTCGGGCAACTACCAGATCGCCTTTGAAGTCGACCCCCTGCACAACCTGCGGTTTATGGCGGGAATCAATCCCTACGCATCGGCCTACACGCTGGCGCCAGGCAAGGAGTTTACAACCCCTGCTTTCCTCTTTACGTATTCCAATACCGGCAAGGGTACCGCCAGTCGGAACCTGCACCGCTGGGCACGGAAGTTCCGGATTCCGCAGGGTGAAGGCAACCGCCTGACGCTGCTGAACAACTGGGAGGCTACGTATTTCGACTTCAACGAAGAAAAACTATCCGCCCTCTTTAAAGACGGCAAAAAGCTGGGCGTGGATCTGTTCCTGCTCGACGATGGCTGGTTCGGCAACAAATACCCCCGCAACAACGACCGCGCCGGACTTGGCGACTGGCAGGAGAACGTCAAAAAGCTGCCGCATGGACTGGGGTATCTGGTTAAGGAAGCCGAAACCGCCGGGATTCGGTTTGGCATCTGGCTGGAGCCGGAAATGGTAAGCCCCAAAAGCGAACTCTACGAAAAACATCCCGACTGGGTGCTGAAGCTGCCCAACCGGCAGGAGTATTACTTCCGTAATCAGCTCGTGCTCGACCTGAGCAACCCGAAGGTGCAGGATTTTGTGTATGGTGTCGTTGATGGAGTCATGTCGAAGAACCCGACGTTGGGGTATATCAAATGGGACTGCAACGCCGTCATTTATAACGCCTTCTCGGCCACCAATCCGAACCCGTCGCATGTGTACGTCGAATACGTGCAGGGTTTGTATAAAGTGCTGGAGCGCCTGCGGGCCAAATATCCGACTCTACCTATGATGCTCTGCTCGGGCGGGGGCGGCCGGGTGGACTACGGCGCGTTACGTTATTTCACCGAGTTCTGGCCGAGCGACAACACCGACGGTATGGAGCGGATTTTCATCCAGTGGAACTACTCGTATTTCTTCCCGAGCATCGCCACCTGCAACCACGTAACGGACTGGGGCAAACAGCCCATCAAGTTCCGCACGGACGTAGCGATGATGGGCAAGCTGGGCTACGACATCGTGGTGAGCAAACTGGATGAAAAGGAACTGCAATTCAGTCAGGAAGCGCTGAAAACCTATGACCGCATCAAGAACGTTGTGTGGCAGGGCGATATGTTCCGGCTGGCCTCGCCCTACGAATGGGACGTAGCATCGCTGATATACGTTAGTGAGCCGCGGGATCGGGCCGTCTGGTTTACGTACCTGACCAAAAGCCGCTATAAGGCGGGCAGTGTCGCGCCGATTCGCCTGCAGGGGCTCGATCCGGCCAAAAACTACACGGTTCGCGAACTGAACGTGTATCCCGGCTTAACCTCCCGGCTCAACAACGATACGACCGTGTATTCGGGTAATTACCTGATGACGGTTGGCTTTAATCCCAATGTCGATGCCAGCCGGACCAGCGTCGTGCTCGAACTGACGGCAGCAAACTAATTGAGTTGATTAACGTAAGCGTACATGGTGCGGAACATCCTGATCCTGGTTTTTCTGTTTATGTCGGTGGTTGGTTTTGCGCAGCCCAAAGCGGTACAGCCGTCGGTCCGGTTTATTCCGGCCGACGACCCCGCGATTCAGTACACCGGCCGAATTGATTTCTCGAACCCAAAACGGCCGCGTTTCTGGGCAGCGGGTGTCTATATCAGGGCCACGTTCACCGGACGCTCGTTCGACTTGCTGATCAACGACGAAGTACTCGGTGGTAACAACCACAACTACCTAGAAATCGTCGTTGACAACGACGCGCCCATTCGGCTGCAGACCAAAGGAAAGGCCGACACCATCCGGGTCGTGCGCGACCTGCCGGATAAAGAGCACACAATCACCATCTGCAAGAATACCGAATCGGGCATTGGGTATCTGGAACTGGTGGGTTTTCGCTGCAAAGGGGTAGTCGCGTCACCCCCGAAACCCACGCGTAAAATGGAGTTCATCGGGAATTCCATTACGTGCGGTACGGGAAGCGACCTGTCGGTGGTGCCCTGCGACAAAGGCTTGTGGTACGACCAGCACAATGCGTATGTGTCGTACGGCCCAACGGTGGCCCGGGCGCTGAATGCGCAATGGCATCTGAGTTCGGTGTCAGGAATTGGGATGATTCATAGCTGCTGCAACATGACCATTACCATGCCCGACGTATTCGATAAAGTCAACATGCGGGCCAACGCCATTCCCTGGGATTTCAGCCGATACGTGCCCGATGTGGTCACGATCTGCCTGGGCCAGAATGACGGTATTCAGGACTCGACGGCCTTCTGCAGGGCTTACGTCAAATTCATCGGCACCATTCGGAGCCATTACCCAAACGCGCAGATTGTTTGCCTGACCAGTCCCATGGCGGATGCCAAACTAACGGCGGCTCTGAAGAACTACTTGACAGGGATTGTATCTTATGCAAACAAACAGGGCGACCCGAACATCCATTCGTTCTTTTTCGCCCGCAGCTACAACAGCGGCTGTGGCGGCCATCCTGACTTGGCTGAACACGCGCTGATGGCGGGTGAACTGTCGGCCTTTCTAAAAAGAACCCTGGGCTGGTAAGGGAACGCTTCGAATCCGAGAAATCCGCAATAACGCAGTTATGACAATACAGATTAAGGGACGTATCTGGCTGGAAGCGCAGGATCGTTTTTTCGGCATTGGCCGGATGGAGCTGCTGGAACACATTCAGCGTACCGGCTCGATCAATCAGGCGGCCAAAGCGATGAGTATGTCGTATAAGCGGGCCTGGGAATTGGTGCAGTCCATGAACGGCCAGGCCGACGCCCCCCTGGTCATCACCCAAACCGGGGGAGAAAAGGGGGGGGAGCCGTTGTGACCGAGGAAGGGCTTAAGTACGTAACCTATTATCGGGGCCTACAGGAGCGTTTCAGGCAGTTTCTGGCTCGTGAGGCCGATCATTTACCGCGTTAGTTAACAACTGATTAGCGGCAGTTAATCAATTTTAGGCCGTTATGGTTTTTCGGGAATAACGATTCGTTATTTTTGGTGGAACATAACGATTTTTATGTCCTATCTGTCTCTGCTGCTGGCCGCCATTACGCAAGCGTCAACCCCCGCCGATAGTTTACCCAAAACCAGCCGGATAGACTCCCTTCGGTCGGTGCAGCTAACCGAGATCGTGGTGTCGGCTTCGCGCGTGCCGGAGCGGGTACTTCGCTCGCCCGTCAGCATCGATGTGCTCAACGCCCGCCAGATCCGGCAGTCGGCGCAGCCGTCGTATTACGACGCCATCGAGAATCTGAAAGGGGTGCAACTGCTGACATCCAGTCTGGGTTTTAAGGTGTATAACACGCGTGGTTTCGCGAATACGACCAACGTGCGGTTTGTTCAGCTTGTGGATGGGCGCGACAATCAGGCTCCGCACATTGGCGCACCTATTGCCAATGCGCTGGCACCGTCGGATCTGGACATTCAGCGGGTAGAGGTGGTGCCGGGCGTAGCGTCGGCGCTTTACGGTCTGAATGCGCTCAACGGCCTGGCGACGCTCATAACCCGCAATCCGTTCGATTCACCGGGGCTGAGCATCAGCCAGAAAACGGGTGCCAATCATGTTGCGGAGACCGGTTTGTCGGCCAAACTCTATTCCGAGAGCAGCCTACGGTACGCCCAGCGCATTGGCCAGAAACTGGCGGTAAAAGTCAATCTGGTGTATCAGCGGGGCTACGACTGGGTAGCTAACAACCGCGCCGACCTGAACCCGAATGCCAACGTATCGCTGAGCCTGACCGGTTCAACTAATCCAGCTCAGGACCCTGTCAGTTCCTACGGGAATGAATCCTCCAATCGTCGAACGCTTACGCTGAGGGGCAAGAAATACGTCGTGGCCCGCACTGGCTATTATGAAGAGGAGGCAACGGACTACCAACTTCGGAACCTGCGGGGTGACGTATCGGTACATTACCGCCTGACACCCACGGTCGAGCTGGCCTATACCTTTCACGGGGCTACGCTCGACAACGTGTATCAGCGAACCAACCGCTTCCGGCTGGAAAATTACCGACTCGATCAGCACAGCCTGACGCTTTCCTCGCCCTCGGTGCAGATTAGGGCGTACCGTACCCGCGAAAACACCGGCGACTCCTACAACATCCGGTCGATGGCCGAAAACATCGATAAGGCGTTTAAGCCGGATAACCAGTGGTTCGCAGATTTTACGGGTCGTTTCAACGCCGATACCCGGGCGGGAATGCCCGTTCCCGATGCCCTGCTCGATGCCCGGGCGCTGGCTGATCAGGGTAGGCCGCTGCCGGGTACGCCTGCCTTCAACGAACTGATTACCAAACTACGTACCATCAACAACTGGGACGTTGGCGCGGCTCTGCAGGTGCAGTCGTGGCTGTACCACGTTGAAGGACAGGTTGAACCGACCAAGGTGCTGTGGCAGCGGTTCCGTCAGCGAACGGGCATCGATCTGCTGGCTGGCTTCGATTTCCGGCGCTATGTCGTCTTTCCCGATGGCAACTATTTCATCAACCCGACTGAACCAGAAAACAACCTGATTTACGGGAAAGCCGGTGGGTTCGTGCAGGCCGCGCGGATGTTCTTCGCCGACCGGCTTAAGCTGACCGGTTCGCTGAGGATGGATAAGAACACATATTTTGACGCCCGGCTCAACCCCCGGCTGTCGGCAGTGTACTCACCCACAGAGAGCCATAATTTCCGGCTGTCTTATCAGAACGGCTACAGGTTTCCGTCGCTGTTCGAAGCGTTCTCCAACGTCAATTCGGGCGGGGTAAAGCGCGTGGGCGGACTGCGGATCATGTCGCAGGGGATTTTTGAGCAGTCCTATCTGCGTACCTCGATTGATGCTTTTCAGGCAGCCATCAACACCGACGTAAACACCAACGGCCTTACCACGGAGCAGGCTATCCAGAAAAACAAAGGGCTGCTCAGAACCAATCCATACAGCTACCTCCAGCCCGAGCGGGTGAACAGCTTCGAGGTAGGCTACAAAGGATTGCTGTTCCGGCAGCGGCTCTACGTCGATGCCGACTTTTACTATACCATCTACCGCCAGTTCATTGCGCAGGTAGAGGCCAACATCCCCAGAACCACGAACACCGATTCGCTGGCATACTCTCTCGCCGACCGCAGCCGGCAGGACCGCTACCGGCTCTGGACGAACTCTAAAACGACCGTCTATAACTACGGGGTCAGTCTGGCCTTACGCTATAGCATCAACGGCTACTGGTCGGTAGGCGGAAATGCGGCCCTGGCGCGGCTGGATCGTCTCGAAAGCGGGGACGGTCTGGAAGAAGCCTTCAATACACCCCAGTGGATTGCCAACCTGACCGTCTCGAACGCCAATCAGTGGCAGGGCGTCGGGCTGTCGGTGAGCTATAAGTACCAGAGCGCGTTCCTGTGGCAGTCGGCGCTGGCAACGGGCATGGTACCGGCCATCCATAATCTGGACGCCCAGGCCAACTACCGGCTGCCCAAAATGGGCCTTTCAATCAAGCTCGGCGCGACGAACCTGCTCAACCGGCTCTACTACACATTCATTGGCGGCCCGGCCGTAGGTGGGTTCTACTACACGACCCTGATCTGGGAAACCGGTTTCTGATGGATTAACAGACCGATACAAGCCGAACAAGTTTATTTGTTCGTACCCTGGTATCGGGAGCCAACCACATCGAACGTAACTCCGCTTGGATACAGTGTGCTGAAAACTTCCAGCACCAACCGGTCGGGAATCTGGCCCGAGTGATTCCACCGGCTCCAGAAGCTCGACGTCGTTAGGGTTAGATACGTACTGGGCGAAAGGTGACCGTTATACTTGCCCATTACGTTAAACCGTTTAAAATGCTGTGGGTTGTCAAAAAATGAATCGCTGTAGGAATACTCAGGAAGCTATATAGGCCGATTGATCCTGGGCACGCGCCATCCCGGTTTCGGCCCGTCCGAAAAATGACGTTCGGCCCCAACAGGTTCAGCCCGGTCACCGCAAACCGAATGTCGGTGCCGTGGTCGAGATCAAAACCACGCAGGAAAAGCTGCTTGGCCTTGCCTCCGCCTGCGTGCTGCCCAATGAACAGACCCGGCATCAGCCGTAAGATCTCCTGGAATTGGTAACGGGGCGAAGCCTAATGTTCGGATAGCTGATCAACTGCTAATCGTGGGCCTTCAGTGCCGACACGGTCACTTCATATAAGGCAATGGGCACGGTTGAGAGCCGCGTCTGAACCGTTGTCACATGGTCGGCCTGAACTACCACAGAGACCGTCTGGCTTTGGTAGCCGACAAACGAAAGTTCTAATCGGTAGGGTGAGGGCGGCAAATTCACAAACCGATACTGCCCCAATTCATTCGTAACCGTCGCCCGCCCCAGTAAGGCCACCGAGGTAAGCAAGAACTAAGGATGCGTTACAAAAAATGAGGAAAGAAGTTGCAAAAAAATCTCATGAAAATCTCTTTTCAAAGGCTTCCGGAGATACAAGAATGCATTACTAGGACAAAGTTGCTACCAATTTAAGAATTTATGTTGGCCATCAGCTATAATGTTACCAGCCTCACCAGTTGGGGTAAATTACCGGCGGAACAGACTGCAGAACTCTTTTTCGTAGCTGCTGCCAATTGGTATTTCTTCGTCTCCAACAAGAATCATCCGGCTGCGAAGCGCCTGGATTTTACCGGTGAACACCTTATAAGAGCGGTTCACGCGAATGAAGCTTTCGGCTGGCAATTTATCCAGCATAGCTTTCATGGTCAGCCGTACAACCAGAAGCTCACGTTCGCAGAGATGAATTTTTAAGTAGTTATCTCTGATTTGCCAGCCTATGCCGCTCCGGTCTGTGCGGTGGTTCAGACTGTACAGTGAACTCCCCCACTGGATGCACGGATTTCGCCCCTTTCTTCCAGGGCCTCTGCAATAGGGCCAGCCGCCCGTCGGACAAAATCGCCGAATGAGCACCAATAGTAGGGACTCTTTATAATCAATTATTTTAACGATCAATAGCTGATGCCTGTACCAAATTTGAAGAGGGCGTATCCATCAGGTTCCTGGTAGCCCGGTACATCCGACAGATTCTCAGCGACGGCTTTCTCCGAGGCCGGTATGGTGAAAGGCAGCTTTCCGGTTGGTTTAAACGCACCACGAACAATGTCGAGTAAGGCATCGGGAGTGGTGCCAAACGTAGCCAGCAGAGTTCTGACGGCACCTTTATCCAGTTCGTCCATTACCCAGGGGCTGGAAAAGTTAATTGCCAGCACGGTGGGCTTACTGTTCAGCAGTTCGTTGACGTGGCCAATGTCGACGTGATTTTTCGATAGGCTCAGTTCGATGGGCTTGCTGGTGCTGCTGAATAAACCGCCACTGGTGGGAATCAGCCACAGCAGCACGACGTCGGCTTCGTCTTTCGTGGCCACAAATTCGATGTCCGCATCAGGAAGCGTTGGCCGGTTGACCTTTACGGGATTGCTGCCCCGTCCGTTGTCATAGTACGTTTCGAAGTAAACCTTCGTTTTGGGCTTCAGGGGGAGCAGCGTGGCCTCATTGCGGAGCAGAACAATGGATTTCCGCTGGGCCAGATCGGCGCGTTTCTGGAAATCAGCATTTCCCACAAGCTGGCCGGCCTTTTCTACATCGACATACGGATTTTCGAACAGGCCCAGCGCAAACTTCTCCGTCAGTAACCGCCGGACGGATTCATTGATGCGGGCTTCCGAAACCAGACCCTGCCGAACGGTTTCGAGCAGGAGAGTTGGATCGGCAGTTCCTGAGAAAATATCAACGCCAGCGTCGAGGGCTTTCTGGTAGCGCTGATGCAGGCTTAGCTTTTCAACCCCCCAGGGCATCATGTCAATCGGGCCCGTGTCGGAGTTGATGATGCCCTTAAAGCCCAGTTTCTTCCGCAACAGATCCTGAATCACGGCTTTATTGTAGGAGAAGCCCACTTCTTCAAACTCTTTACCCCTGGGGGCTGAATAATACGGCATGATGGCGGAGGTGCCAGCCTCAATAGCGGCTTTGAAGGGCTTTACATGGTAATCGAAGTTACCGCCTGGGTAGTGCGCAAATTTCCCCCAGTCAAAATGAGAGTCCAGCCCATTCACCTGTGGTCCGCCACCGGGGAAGTGTTTAGTCGTCAGAGCTACCGAGGTACTGCTCAGTTTCGTTCCCTGAAACCCAAGCACCACTTCCCGGATCATGCTGGCTGTTAAATCGGCGTCTTCGCCAAAGGTGCCTTCAACGCGCTGCCAGCGGGGTTCGGTCGCCAGATCTGCCATATACATGTATCCTTTCCGTAAGCCAACGGCGGCCCACTCTTTAGCCGCCGTCTGGGCAAATTCCCGGGTGAGTGGCAGGTCACGCATGGCAGCCAGCCCCAACTCACCCGGCCATTTAGAGAAAGCCGTCGTTCCCACGCTCAACCCAACAGCCGCATCAATGGTCACATGGTTACGTGGATTCGAGGCCACGATGGCGGGTATACCCAGCCGCGAGGATTCACAAAGAGCCTGTAGGTTATTCGCCCACTCGGCGATGACACGAGCGGA is from Spirosoma taeanense and encodes:
- a CDS encoding winged helix-turn-helix domain-containing protein is translated as MTIQIKGRIWLEAQDRFFGIGRMELLEHIQRTGSINQAAKAMSMSYKRAWELVQSMNGQADAPLVITQTGGEKGGEPL
- a CDS encoding LytTR family DNA-binding domain-containing protein encodes the protein MLIRRFCPTGGWPYCRGPGRKGRNPCIQWGSSLYSLNHRTDRSGIGWQIRDNYLKIHLCERELLVVRLTMKAMLDKLPAESFIRVNRSYKVFTGKIQALRSRMILVGDEEIPIGSSYEKEFCSLFRR
- a CDS encoding carboxypeptidase regulatory-like domain-containing protein, with translation MLTSVALLGRATVTNELGQYRFVNLPPSPYRLELSFVGYQSQTVSVVVQADHVTTVQTRLSTVPIALYEVTVSALKAHD
- a CDS encoding TonB-dependent receptor yields the protein MSYLSLLLAAITQASTPADSLPKTSRIDSLRSVQLTEIVVSASRVPERVLRSPVSIDVLNARQIRQSAQPSYYDAIENLKGVQLLTSSLGFKVYNTRGFANTTNVRFVQLVDGRDNQAPHIGAPIANALAPSDLDIQRVEVVPGVASALYGLNALNGLATLITRNPFDSPGLSISQKTGANHVAETGLSAKLYSESSLRYAQRIGQKLAVKVNLVYQRGYDWVANNRADLNPNANVSLSLTGSTNPAQDPVSSYGNESSNRRTLTLRGKKYVVARTGYYEEEATDYQLRNLRGDVSVHYRLTPTVELAYTFHGATLDNVYQRTNRFRLENYRLDQHSLTLSSPSVQIRAYRTRENTGDSYNIRSMAENIDKAFKPDNQWFADFTGRFNADTRAGMPVPDALLDARALADQGRPLPGTPAFNELITKLRTINNWDVGAALQVQSWLYHVEGQVEPTKVLWQRFRQRTGIDLLAGFDFRRYVVFPDGNYFINPTEPENNLIYGKAGGFVQAARMFFADRLKLTGSLRMDKNTYFDARLNPRLSAVYSPTESHNFRLSYQNGYRFPSLFEAFSNVNSGGVKRVGGLRIMSQGIFEQSYLRTSIDAFQAAINTDVNTNGLTTEQAIQKNKGLLRTNPYSYLQPERVNSFEVGYKGLLFRQRLYVDADFYYTIYRQFIAQVEANIPRTTNTDSLAYSLADRSRQDRYRLWTNSKTTVYNYGVSLALRYSINGYWSVGGNAALARLDRLESGDGLEEAFNTPQWIANLTVSNANQWQGVGLSVSYKYQSAFLWQSALATGMVPAIHNLDAQANYRLPKMGLSIKLGATNLLNRLYYTFIGGPAVGGFYYTTLIWETGF
- a CDS encoding SGNH/GDSL hydrolase family protein, which translates into the protein MVRNILILVFLFMSVVGFAQPKAVQPSVRFIPADDPAIQYTGRIDFSNPKRPRFWAAGVYIRATFTGRSFDLLINDEVLGGNNHNYLEIVVDNDAPIRLQTKGKADTIRVVRDLPDKEHTITICKNTESGIGYLELVGFRCKGVVASPPKPTRKMEFIGNSITCGTGSDLSVVPCDKGLWYDQHNAYVSYGPTVARALNAQWHLSSVSGIGMIHSCCNMTITMPDVFDKVNMRANAIPWDFSRYVPDVVTICLGQNDGIQDSTAFCRAYVKFIGTIRSHYPNAQIVCLTSPMADAKLTAALKNYLTGIVSYANKQGDPNIHSFFFARSYNSGCGGHPDLAEHALMAGELSAFLKRTLGW
- a CDS encoding NIPSNAP family protein; translation: MKRRNFVASSLLAASALTTARAEKPTAEKAVYEWRTYELRFGSPQSNIENYLKEALIPALNRQGVKTVGVFREMGKSDPAKLHVLIPYASWNAYAGAAGRFASDQVFTQASQAYMALPPDKAPYARYTTSLMSAFDGLPQPVIPAKEPRIFELRTYEGYSEDAVRRKVKMFNLDEIPVFYRTKLTPVFFGEVVAGEHMPCLTYMLTFKNMEERDANWKQFSADPDWKRISQAPEYANTVSNIIRIFLEPAAYSQI
- a CDS encoding glycoside hydrolase family 3 protein; the encoded protein is MRSACAYLITGLLITGVTFGQSSTQPLLGKRSVTLLQDKSLTFKDLNKNNRLDPYEDWRLPIEARVNNLLGQMTLEEKVGFMLISTTRMAGDNAFQANAPRTEITSRFNEEDLVQANNIFTRQPLPTPTLSAAGTTKGVTQYHLRHFILRANPSARVIAEWANNLQALCESSRLGIPAIVASNPRNHVTIDAAVGLSVGTTAFSKWPGELGLAAMRDLPLTREFAQTAAKEWAAVGLRKGYMYMADLATEPRWQRVEGTFGEDADLTASMIREVVLGFQGTKLSSTSVALTTKHFPGGGPQVNGLDSHFDWGKFAHYPGGNFDYHVKPFKAAIEAGTSAIMPYYSAPRGKEFEEVGFSYNKAVIQDLLRKKLGFKGIINSDTGPIDMMPWGVEKLSLHQRYQKALDAGVDIFSGTADPTLLLETVRQGLVSEARINESVRRLLTEKFALGLFENPYVDVEKAGQLVGNADFQKRADLAQRKSIVLLRNEATLLPLKPKTKVYFETYYDNGRGSNPVKVNRPTLPDADIEFVATKDEADVVLLWLIPTSGGLFSSTSKPIELSLSKNHVDIGHVNELLNSKPTVLAINFSSPWVMDELDKGAVRTLLATFGTTPDALLDIVRGAFKPTGKLPFTIPASEKAVAENLSDVPGYQEPDGYALFKFGTGISY
- a CDS encoding alpha-galactosidase; its protein translation is MAQTPSAMQHIAIETRRTALVIRVDKDQNPTIVHLGQRLSRPEEYARIPENGKRGEDYTGLYNSVYTPAGSRNLLEPAIQVTHADGNPSLDLRYVRHESKPAGEGVELTTVSLKDPQYPFEVTLYFKAYQNEDVIEQWSTIRHTEKKAVTLHKYASANLYIPAQNYYLTHFHGDWASEMNPTEEPLTEGIKVLDTKLGTRADLFQPPSFLVALNQPAQENQGEVVAGTLAWSGNYQIAFEVDPLHNLRFMAGINPYASAYTLAPGKEFTTPAFLFTYSNTGKGTASRNLHRWARKFRIPQGEGNRLTLLNNWEATYFDFNEEKLSALFKDGKKLGVDLFLLDDGWFGNKYPRNNDRAGLGDWQENVKKLPHGLGYLVKEAETAGIRFGIWLEPEMVSPKSELYEKHPDWVLKLPNRQEYYFRNQLVLDLSNPKVQDFVYGVVDGVMSKNPTLGYIKWDCNAVIYNAFSATNPNPSHVYVEYVQGLYKVLERLRAKYPTLPMMLCSGGGGRVDYGALRYFTEFWPSDNTDGMERIFIQWNYSYFFPSIATCNHVTDWGKQPIKFRTDVAMMGKLGYDIVVSKLDEKELQFSQEALKTYDRIKNVVWQGDMFRLASPYEWDVASLIYVSEPRDRAVWFTYLTKSRYKAGSVAPIRLQGLDPAKNYTVRELNVYPGLTSRLNNDTTVYSGNYLMTVGFNPNVDASRTSVVLELTAAN